In a single window of the Anas acuta chromosome 24, bAnaAcu1.1, whole genome shotgun sequence genome:
- the PPARD gene encoding peroxisome proliferator-activated receptor delta isoform X2 translates to MEQPQEEVPEVREEEEEEEEAVMVASGASDPSAGPDSSLPSSSYTDLSQSSSPSLSDQLQMGCEEAASGALNVECRVCGDKASGFHYGVHACEGCKGFFRRTIRMKLEYEKCERSCKIQKKNRNKCQYCRFQKCLSLGMSHNAIRFGRMPEAEKRKLVAGLTASEISCQNPQVADLKAFSKHIYNAYLKNFNMTKKKARGILTGKASSTPPFVIHDMDTLWQAEKGLVWKQLVNGIPPYKEIGVHVFYRCQCTTVETVRELTEFAKSIPSFVGLYLNDQVTLLKYGVHEAIFAMLASIMNKDGLLVANGNGFVTREFLRSLRKPFNEIMEPKFEFAVKFNALELDDSDLSLFVAAIILCGDRPGLMNVKQVEEIQDNILRALEFHLQSNHPDAQYLFPKLLQKMADLRQLVTEHAQLVQKIKKTETETSLHPLLQEIYKDMY, encoded by the exons ATGGAACAACCACAGGAGGAAGTACCTGAGGtcagggaagaggaggaggaagaggaagaggcagTGATGGTGGCCAGCGGAGCCTCAGACCCAAGTGCAGGACCAGACAGCTCGCTGCCTTCGAGCAGCTACACAG ACCTTTCACAgagctcctctccctccctgtcGGACCAACTGCAGATGGGCTGCGAGGAGGCGGCCTCGGGGGCACTGAACGTGGAGTGCAGGGTCTGCGGGGACAAAGCCTCGGGCTTCCACTACGGCGTGCATGCCTGCGAGGGCTGCAAG GGTTTCTTCCGCCGGACAATCCGCATGAAGCTGGAGTACGAGAAGTGTGAGCGGAGCTGCAAGATTCAGAAGAAGAACAGGAACAAGTGCCAGTACTGCCGCTTCCAGAAGTGCCTCTCGCTGGGCATGTCACATAACG CGATCCGCTTCGGCCGCATGCCGGAggcagagaagaggaagctggTGGCGGGGCTGACAGCGAGCGAGATCAGCTGCCAGAACCCACAGGTGGCCGACCTGAAAGCTTTCTCCAAGCACATCTACAACGCCTACCTGAAAAACTTCAACATGACCAAAAAGAAGGCGAGAGGTATCTTGACCGggaaggccagcagcacccca CCTTTTGTGATCCATGACATGGACACCTTGTGGCAGGCAGAGAAGGGGCTGGTGTGGAAGCAGCTGGTGAATGGGATTCCCCCCTACAAGGAGATCGGGGTGCACGTCTTCTACCGCTGCCAGTGCACCACGGTGGAGACCGTGCGGGAGCTCACCGAGTTCGCCAAGAGCATCCCCAGCTTCGTCGGCCTCTACTTGAACGACCAAGTGACTTTGCTGAAGTACGGGGTGCACGAGGCCATCTTCGCCATGCTGGCCTCTATCATGAACAAGGacgggctgctggtggccaaCGGGAACGGCTTTGTGACCCGCGAGTTCCTGCGCAGCCTGCGCAAGCCCTTCAACGAGATCATGGAGCCCAAATTCGAGTTTGCTGTGAAGTTCAACGCGCTGGAGCTGGATGACAGCGACCTGTCTCTGTTTGTGGCTGCCATTATCCTGTGTGGAG ACCGTCCTGGCCTGATGAACGTGAAGCAGGTGGAGGAGATCCAGGACAACATCCTGCGGGCGCTGGAGTTCCACCTGCAGTCCAACCACCCCGACGCTCAGTACCTTTTCCCCAAGCTGCTGCAGAAGATGGCCGATCTGCGGCAGCTGGTGACGGAGCACGCCCAGCTGGTGCAGAAGATCAAGAAGACGGAGACCGAGACCTCCCTGCACCCTCTCCTTCAGGAGATCTACAAGGACATGTACTAA
- the PPARD gene encoding peroxisome proliferator-activated receptor delta isoform X1, translated as MEQPQEEVPEVREEEEEEEEAVMVASGASDPSAGPDSSLPSSSYTDLSQSSSPSLSDQLQMGCEEAASGALNVECRVCGDKASGFHYGVHACEGCKGFFRRTIRMKLEYEKCERSCKIQKKNRNKCQYCRFQKCLSLGMSHNAIRFGRMPEAEKRKLVAGLTASEISCQNPQVADLKAFSKHIYNAYLKNFNMTKKKARGILTGKASSTPQPFVIHDMDTLWQAEKGLVWKQLVNGIPPYKEIGVHVFYRCQCTTVETVRELTEFAKSIPSFVGLYLNDQVTLLKYGVHEAIFAMLASIMNKDGLLVANGNGFVTREFLRSLRKPFNEIMEPKFEFAVKFNALELDDSDLSLFVAAIILCGDRPGLMNVKQVEEIQDNILRALEFHLQSNHPDAQYLFPKLLQKMADLRQLVTEHAQLVQKIKKTETETSLHPLLQEIYKDMY; from the exons ATGGAACAACCACAGGAGGAAGTACCTGAGGtcagggaagaggaggaggaagaggaagaggcagTGATGGTGGCCAGCGGAGCCTCAGACCCAAGTGCAGGACCAGACAGCTCGCTGCCTTCGAGCAGCTACACAG ACCTTTCACAgagctcctctccctccctgtcGGACCAACTGCAGATGGGCTGCGAGGAGGCGGCCTCGGGGGCACTGAACGTGGAGTGCAGGGTCTGCGGGGACAAAGCCTCGGGCTTCCACTACGGCGTGCATGCCTGCGAGGGCTGCAAG GGTTTCTTCCGCCGGACAATCCGCATGAAGCTGGAGTACGAGAAGTGTGAGCGGAGCTGCAAGATTCAGAAGAAGAACAGGAACAAGTGCCAGTACTGCCGCTTCCAGAAGTGCCTCTCGCTGGGCATGTCACATAACG CGATCCGCTTCGGCCGCATGCCGGAggcagagaagaggaagctggTGGCGGGGCTGACAGCGAGCGAGATCAGCTGCCAGAACCCACAGGTGGCCGACCTGAAAGCTTTCTCCAAGCACATCTACAACGCCTACCTGAAAAACTTCAACATGACCAAAAAGAAGGCGAGAGGTATCTTGACCGggaaggccagcagcacccca CAGCCTTTTGTGATCCATGACATGGACACCTTGTGGCAGGCAGAGAAGGGGCTGGTGTGGAAGCAGCTGGTGAATGGGATTCCCCCCTACAAGGAGATCGGGGTGCACGTCTTCTACCGCTGCCAGTGCACCACGGTGGAGACCGTGCGGGAGCTCACCGAGTTCGCCAAGAGCATCCCCAGCTTCGTCGGCCTCTACTTGAACGACCAAGTGACTTTGCTGAAGTACGGGGTGCACGAGGCCATCTTCGCCATGCTGGCCTCTATCATGAACAAGGacgggctgctggtggccaaCGGGAACGGCTTTGTGACCCGCGAGTTCCTGCGCAGCCTGCGCAAGCCCTTCAACGAGATCATGGAGCCCAAATTCGAGTTTGCTGTGAAGTTCAACGCGCTGGAGCTGGATGACAGCGACCTGTCTCTGTTTGTGGCTGCCATTATCCTGTGTGGAG ACCGTCCTGGCCTGATGAACGTGAAGCAGGTGGAGGAGATCCAGGACAACATCCTGCGGGCGCTGGAGTTCCACCTGCAGTCCAACCACCCCGACGCTCAGTACCTTTTCCCCAAGCTGCTGCAGAAGATGGCCGATCTGCGGCAGCTGGTGACGGAGCACGCCCAGCTGGTGCAGAAGATCAAGAAGACGGAGACCGAGACCTCCCTGCACCCTCTCCTTCAGGAGATCTACAAGGACATGTACTAA
- the LOC137843915 gene encoding probable E3 ubiquitin-protein ligase makorin-1 isoform X1, whose product MEADSASGALRARGGCPRPLCRNFARGFCRWGRSCRFSHDPKSAPRCRYFQSGACGYGERCSFQHVQEEPVPTRSRHSPMPSAAPSAWRTSVPAVPMRADFRLPNVEVEEEEDDKENIPALNNASGRAVHEEFIPWRAWGAAALLPAGSHPPVLGPDPNSPNPREAAVETATWAERSEVPVEQGAAAAPLPAAVLRARSEAVVCGICMERVSEKALPEERLFGILPNCSHAFCLGCIRTWRRSRDFQSAVIKACPECRVTSSYYIPHKYWVSDVGEKEQLIERFKARTGKIRCKFFLQNRGRCPFRSDCIYLHELPGGRPPRRGPQRSRTRAELNPSPLGSSEEEEDFCLLGWAVTRALLEVDSLYSSYTYEMLFGDSSDSD is encoded by the exons ATGGAGGCAGACTCAGCATCGGGGGCGTTAagggcccgggggggctgccCGAGACCCCTGTGCAG GAATTTTGCCCGCGGATTTTGCCGGTGGGGCCGCAGCTGCCGCTTCTCCCACGACCCCAAATCGGCCCCGCGGTGCCGCTACTTCCAGAGCGGGGCCTGCGGCTACGGCGAGCGCTGCAG CTTCCAGCACGTCCAGGAGGAGCCGGTGCCGACCAGGAGCCGCCACAGCCCCATGCCCAGCGCGGCCCCCAGTGCCTGGCGCACCTcggtccccgctgtccccatgCGGGCGGACTTCAGGCTCCCAAATGtggaggttgaggaggaagaggatgatAAAGAGAACATCCCAGCGCTGAACAACGCCTCAGGGCGAGCTGTTCATGAGGAATTCATCCCCTGGAGAGCTTGGGGTGCTGCAG ctctcctgcctgcaggcTCCCACCCCCCAGTGCTGGGACCGGACCCAAACTCCCCCAACCCCAGAGAGGCAGCGGTGGAGACGGCGACGTGGGCTGAGCGCTCAGAG GTCCCCgtggagcagggggctgcagcagccccgctccctgccgcAGTGCTGAGGGCGCGCAGCGAGGCCGTGGTGTGCGGCATCTGCATGGAGCGGGTGTCTGAGAAGGCGCTGCCGGAGGAGCGGCTTTTTGGGATCCTCCCAAACTGCAGCCACGcgttctgcctgggctgcatccGCACCTGGCGCCGCAGCCGGGACTTCCAGAGCGCGGTCATCAA GGCTTGCCCGGAGTGCCGGGTCACCTCCAGCTACTACATCCCCCATAAGTACTGGGTCTCGGATGTGGGCGAGAAGGAGCAGCTCATCGAGCGCTTCAAGGCGCGGACGGG GAAAATCAGGTGCAAGTTCTTCCTCCAGAACCGCGGCCGCTGCCCGTTCAGGTCGGACTGCATCTACCTGCATGAGCTGCCCGGTGGCCGGCCACCGCGGCGCGGTCCGCAGCGGTCAAGGACGAGAGCT gagctgaatcCCTCTCCCTTGGGGagctcagaggaggaggaggacttctgcctgctgggctgggccGTCACCAGGGCCTTGCTGGAGGTGGACTCCCTGTACTCGAGCTATACCTACGAGATGCTCTTTGGGGACTCCAGCGACTCAGACTAA
- the LOC137843915 gene encoding probable E3 ubiquitin-protein ligase makorin-1 isoform X2, with protein sequence MEADSASGALRARGGCPRPLCRNFARGFCRWGRSCRFSHDPKSAPRCRYFQSGACGYGERCSFQHVQEEPVPTRSRHSPMPSAAPSAWRTSVPAVPMRADFRLPNVEVEEEEDDKENIPALNNASGRAVHEEFIPWRAWGAAGSHPPVLGPDPNSPNPREAAVETATWAERSEVPVEQGAAAAPLPAAVLRARSEAVVCGICMERVSEKALPEERLFGILPNCSHAFCLGCIRTWRRSRDFQSAVIKACPECRVTSSYYIPHKYWVSDVGEKEQLIERFKARTGKIRCKFFLQNRGRCPFRSDCIYLHELPGGRPPRRGPQRSRTRAELNPSPLGSSEEEEDFCLLGWAVTRALLEVDSLYSSYTYEMLFGDSSDSD encoded by the exons ATGGAGGCAGACTCAGCATCGGGGGCGTTAagggcccgggggggctgccCGAGACCCCTGTGCAG GAATTTTGCCCGCGGATTTTGCCGGTGGGGCCGCAGCTGCCGCTTCTCCCACGACCCCAAATCGGCCCCGCGGTGCCGCTACTTCCAGAGCGGGGCCTGCGGCTACGGCGAGCGCTGCAG CTTCCAGCACGTCCAGGAGGAGCCGGTGCCGACCAGGAGCCGCCACAGCCCCATGCCCAGCGCGGCCCCCAGTGCCTGGCGCACCTcggtccccgctgtccccatgCGGGCGGACTTCAGGCTCCCAAATGtggaggttgaggaggaagaggatgatAAAGAGAACATCCCAGCGCTGAACAACGCCTCAGGGCGAGCTGTTCATGAGGAATTCATCCCCTGGAGAGCTTGGGGTGCTGCAG gcTCCCACCCCCCAGTGCTGGGACCGGACCCAAACTCCCCCAACCCCAGAGAGGCAGCGGTGGAGACGGCGACGTGGGCTGAGCGCTCAGAG GTCCCCgtggagcagggggctgcagcagccccgctccctgccgcAGTGCTGAGGGCGCGCAGCGAGGCCGTGGTGTGCGGCATCTGCATGGAGCGGGTGTCTGAGAAGGCGCTGCCGGAGGAGCGGCTTTTTGGGATCCTCCCAAACTGCAGCCACGcgttctgcctgggctgcatccGCACCTGGCGCCGCAGCCGGGACTTCCAGAGCGCGGTCATCAA GGCTTGCCCGGAGTGCCGGGTCACCTCCAGCTACTACATCCCCCATAAGTACTGGGTCTCGGATGTGGGCGAGAAGGAGCAGCTCATCGAGCGCTTCAAGGCGCGGACGGG GAAAATCAGGTGCAAGTTCTTCCTCCAGAACCGCGGCCGCTGCCCGTTCAGGTCGGACTGCATCTACCTGCATGAGCTGCCCGGTGGCCGGCCACCGCGGCGCGGTCCGCAGCGGTCAAGGACGAGAGCT gagctgaatcCCTCTCCCTTGGGGagctcagaggaggaggaggacttctgcctgctgggctgggccGTCACCAGGGCCTTGCTGGAGGTGGACTCCCTGTACTCGAGCTATACCTACGAGATGCTCTTTGGGGACTCCAGCGACTCAGACTAA
- the FANCE gene encoding Fanconi anemia group E protein isoform X3, which translates to MELPWLKLLARPCRLLLHALASGPSGPLAALRVLQRVQAQEGPFPWQGFMAALCMEEPTLEGPEEALAVKPRLLLLPVVCQRNLFSLLQAVAAVVPAGCVLQLLRAARGDPNLDPWVQALGALLQRGLRGEELSPLPPALTAACRQQLRCLCQKIAQSKPEGQRKLKWCPSEQLGATGDAADSVLLGGKRKKASEESLELDEGRGGKRVLLEEVVFDLPGSQDGEDEAGVEEMPEGTAGDRSAQSTAGAAPESSQWDAAGEPGRISQTEVAAEVQAFIQMHGPRLKMLLLQESNRSELSIPPELRVLSHCSASQLEGLCSFLQLSTCPEQLLVRFCGWLLALTPDLSYASAAILAEQLFLKRVLSLTQPPSRHLMAALTSFCSKYSQPFCQVLVAPVLREPGEGVEQTKLLCELVEECLEPDYVRLVLSQVLEVPLSERLLPVVLAVLGRQEALPPELFDLLVLTLCRQAPAFATSLSYAKLVTAVLTMYQSHGIYSLQWEGHGALLV; encoded by the exons ATGGAGCTCCCCTGGCTGAAGCTCCTGGCCCGGCCCTGCCGCCTCCTGCTCCATGCTCTGGCCTCGGGCCCCTCGGGGCCGCTGGCTGCCCTCCGCGTCCTGCAGCGGGTCCAGGCCCAGGAGGGACCATTCCCCTGGCAAGGCTTCATGGCTGCTCTGTGCATGGAGGAGCCCACGCTGGAGGGGCCGGAGGAGGCCCTGGCTGT caaaccacggctgctgctgctccctgtcgTGTGCCAGAGAAacctcttctccctgctgcaggcgGTGGCAGCGGTGGTGCCAGCGGGCTGCGTCCTCCAGCTGCTGCGGGCTGCGAGGGGGGACCCCAACCTGGACCCCTGGGTGCAGGCACTGGGGGCCCTGCTgcagcgggggctgcggggtgaggagctctcccctctgccccctgccctgaCAGCAGCCTGCCGGCAGCAGCTCAGGTGCCTGTGCCAAAAAATCGCCCAGAGCAAACCGGAGGggcaaagaaaactgaagtggtGCCCCAGCGAGCAGCTTGGTGCCACAGGGGATGCGGCTGACTCTGTGCTCCTAGGTGGGAAGCGCAAGAAAGCGTCCGAGGAGAGCCTGGAGCTGgatgaggggagaggagggaagagggtgctgctggaggaggtggtgtTTGACCTGCCGGGAAGCCAGGACGGAGAAGATGAAGCAGGGGTGGAAGAGATGCCTGAGGGGACTGCGGGGGACAGATCTGCTCAGAGCAcggctggggctgctccagaAAGCTCCCAGTGGGATGCAGCTGGGGAGCCTGGCAGGATTTCTCAGACAGAGGTGGCAGCTGAGGTCCAGGCCTTTATCCAG ATGCATGGACCAAGgctgaaaatgctgctgctgcaagagtCCAAT CGCTCAGAGCTGAGCATCCCACCTGAGCTGCGTGTCCTCAGCCACTGCTCTGCTAGCCAG ctcGAGGGGTTGTGCTCCTTCCTCCAGCTTTCCACatgcccagagcagctcctggtgcgGTTCTGCGGCTGGCTGCTGGCTCTCACACCCGACCTCAGCTACGCCAGCGCAGCCAtcctggctgagcagctcttCCTCAAGCGA GTCCTGTCCCTCACGCAGCCGCCCTCCCGCCACCTCATGGCTGCCCTCACCTCCTTCTGCTCCAAGTACTCCCAGCCCTTCTGTCAGGTCCTGGTGGCTCCAGTGCTGCGGGAGCCAGGGGAAG GTGTTGAACAGACCAAGCTGCTCTGTGAGCTCGTGGAGGAGTGCCTGGAGCCTGACTACGTGAGACTGGTGTTGAG CCAGGTCCTGGAGGTTCCTCTGTCAGAGAGGCTGCTGCCGGTGGTGCTGGCCGTGCTGGGGAGGCAG GAGGCGCTGCCCCCCGAGCTCTTTGACCTCCTGGTGCTGACGCTGTGCCGGCAGGCCCCGGCCTTTGCCACATCGCTGAGTTATGCCAAGCTGGTGACAGCAGTGCTCACCATGTACCAAAGCCAC GGCATCTATTCCTTGCAGTGGGAAGGACACGGGGCTCTGCTGGTGTGA
- the FANCE gene encoding Fanconi anemia group E protein isoform X1, translating to MELPWLKLLARPCRLLLHALASGPSGPLAALRVLQRVQAQEGPFPWQGFMAALCMEEPTLEGPEEALAVKPRLLLLPVVCQRNLFSLLQAVAAVVPAGCVLQLLRAARGDPNLDPWVQALGALLQRGLRGEELSPLPPALTAACRQQLRCLCQKIAQSKPEGQRKLKWCPSEQLGATGDAADSVLLGGKRKKASEESLELDEGRGGKRVLLEEVVFDLPGSQDGEDEAGVEEMPEGTAGDRSAQSTAGAAPESSQWDAAGEPGRISQTEVAAEVQAFIQMHGPRLKMLLLQESNRSELSIPPELRVLSHCSASQLEGLCSFLQLSTCPEQLLVRFCGWLLALTPDLSYASAAILAEQLFLKRVLSLTQPPSRHLMAALTSFCSKYSQPFCQVLVAPVLREPGEGVEQTKLLCELVEECLEPDYVRLVLSQVLEVPLSERLLPVVLAVLGRQEALPPELFDLLVLTLCRQAPAFATSLSYAKLVTAVLTMYQSHVTPAHRSRLAAALEGSNAALKKSLQAVLGAR from the exons ATGGAGCTCCCCTGGCTGAAGCTCCTGGCCCGGCCCTGCCGCCTCCTGCTCCATGCTCTGGCCTCGGGCCCCTCGGGGCCGCTGGCTGCCCTCCGCGTCCTGCAGCGGGTCCAGGCCCAGGAGGGACCATTCCCCTGGCAAGGCTTCATGGCTGCTCTGTGCATGGAGGAGCCCACGCTGGAGGGGCCGGAGGAGGCCCTGGCTGT caaaccacggctgctgctgctccctgtcgTGTGCCAGAGAAacctcttctccctgctgcaggcgGTGGCAGCGGTGGTGCCAGCGGGCTGCGTCCTCCAGCTGCTGCGGGCTGCGAGGGGGGACCCCAACCTGGACCCCTGGGTGCAGGCACTGGGGGCCCTGCTgcagcgggggctgcggggtgaggagctctcccctctgccccctgccctgaCAGCAGCCTGCCGGCAGCAGCTCAGGTGCCTGTGCCAAAAAATCGCCCAGAGCAAACCGGAGGggcaaagaaaactgaagtggtGCCCCAGCGAGCAGCTTGGTGCCACAGGGGATGCGGCTGACTCTGTGCTCCTAGGTGGGAAGCGCAAGAAAGCGTCCGAGGAGAGCCTGGAGCTGgatgaggggagaggagggaagagggtgctgctggaggaggtggtgtTTGACCTGCCGGGAAGCCAGGACGGAGAAGATGAAGCAGGGGTGGAAGAGATGCCTGAGGGGACTGCGGGGGACAGATCTGCTCAGAGCAcggctggggctgctccagaAAGCTCCCAGTGGGATGCAGCTGGGGAGCCTGGCAGGATTTCTCAGACAGAGGTGGCAGCTGAGGTCCAGGCCTTTATCCAG ATGCATGGACCAAGgctgaaaatgctgctgctgcaagagtCCAAT CGCTCAGAGCTGAGCATCCCACCTGAGCTGCGTGTCCTCAGCCACTGCTCTGCTAGCCAG ctcGAGGGGTTGTGCTCCTTCCTCCAGCTTTCCACatgcccagagcagctcctggtgcgGTTCTGCGGCTGGCTGCTGGCTCTCACACCCGACCTCAGCTACGCCAGCGCAGCCAtcctggctgagcagctcttCCTCAAGCGA GTCCTGTCCCTCACGCAGCCGCCCTCCCGCCACCTCATGGCTGCCCTCACCTCCTTCTGCTCCAAGTACTCCCAGCCCTTCTGTCAGGTCCTGGTGGCTCCAGTGCTGCGGGAGCCAGGGGAAG GTGTTGAACAGACCAAGCTGCTCTGTGAGCTCGTGGAGGAGTGCCTGGAGCCTGACTACGTGAGACTGGTGTTGAG CCAGGTCCTGGAGGTTCCTCTGTCAGAGAGGCTGCTGCCGGTGGTGCTGGCCGTGCTGGGGAGGCAG GAGGCGCTGCCCCCCGAGCTCTTTGACCTCCTGGTGCTGACGCTGTGCCGGCAGGCCCCGGCCTTTGCCACATCGCTGAGTTATGCCAAGCTGGTGACAGCAGTGCTCACCATGTACCAAAGCCAC GTCACACCAGCCCACCGCAGCCGCCTGGCAGCTGCTCTGGAAGGCAGCAATGCAGCCCTAAAGAAATCTCTGCAGGCTGTGCTAGGAGCCAG gtGA
- the FANCE gene encoding Fanconi anemia group E protein isoform X2 produces the protein MELPWLKLLARPCRLLLHALASGPSGPLAALRVLQRVQAQEGPFPWQGFMAALCMEEPTLEGPEEALAVKPRLLLLPVVCQRNLFSLLQAVAAVVPAGCVLQLLRAARGDPNLDPWVQALGALLQRGLRGEELSPLPPALTAACRQQLRCLCQKIAQSKPEGQRKLKWCPSEQLGATGDAADSVLLGGKRKKASEESLELDEGRGGKRVLLEEVVFDLPGSQDGEDEAGVEEMPEGTAGDRSAQSTAGAAPESSQWDAAGEPGRISQTEVAAEVQAFIQMHGPRLKMLLLQESNRSELSIPPELRVLSHCSASQLSTCPEQLLVRFCGWLLALTPDLSYASAAILAEQLFLKRVLSLTQPPSRHLMAALTSFCSKYSQPFCQVLVAPVLREPGEGVEQTKLLCELVEECLEPDYVRLVLSQVLEVPLSERLLPVVLAVLGRQEALPPELFDLLVLTLCRQAPAFATSLSYAKLVTAVLTMYQSHVTPAHRSRLAAALEGSNAALKKSLQAVLGAR, from the exons ATGGAGCTCCCCTGGCTGAAGCTCCTGGCCCGGCCCTGCCGCCTCCTGCTCCATGCTCTGGCCTCGGGCCCCTCGGGGCCGCTGGCTGCCCTCCGCGTCCTGCAGCGGGTCCAGGCCCAGGAGGGACCATTCCCCTGGCAAGGCTTCATGGCTGCTCTGTGCATGGAGGAGCCCACGCTGGAGGGGCCGGAGGAGGCCCTGGCTGT caaaccacggctgctgctgctccctgtcgTGTGCCAGAGAAacctcttctccctgctgcaggcgGTGGCAGCGGTGGTGCCAGCGGGCTGCGTCCTCCAGCTGCTGCGGGCTGCGAGGGGGGACCCCAACCTGGACCCCTGGGTGCAGGCACTGGGGGCCCTGCTgcagcgggggctgcggggtgaggagctctcccctctgccccctgccctgaCAGCAGCCTGCCGGCAGCAGCTCAGGTGCCTGTGCCAAAAAATCGCCCAGAGCAAACCGGAGGggcaaagaaaactgaagtggtGCCCCAGCGAGCAGCTTGGTGCCACAGGGGATGCGGCTGACTCTGTGCTCCTAGGTGGGAAGCGCAAGAAAGCGTCCGAGGAGAGCCTGGAGCTGgatgaggggagaggagggaagagggtgctgctggaggaggtggtgtTTGACCTGCCGGGAAGCCAGGACGGAGAAGATGAAGCAGGGGTGGAAGAGATGCCTGAGGGGACTGCGGGGGACAGATCTGCTCAGAGCAcggctggggctgctccagaAAGCTCCCAGTGGGATGCAGCTGGGGAGCCTGGCAGGATTTCTCAGACAGAGGTGGCAGCTGAGGTCCAGGCCTTTATCCAG ATGCATGGACCAAGgctgaaaatgctgctgctgcaagagtCCAAT CGCTCAGAGCTGAGCATCCCACCTGAGCTGCGTGTCCTCAGCCACTGCTCTGCTAGCCAG CTTTCCACatgcccagagcagctcctggtgcgGTTCTGCGGCTGGCTGCTGGCTCTCACACCCGACCTCAGCTACGCCAGCGCAGCCAtcctggctgagcagctcttCCTCAAGCGA GTCCTGTCCCTCACGCAGCCGCCCTCCCGCCACCTCATGGCTGCCCTCACCTCCTTCTGCTCCAAGTACTCCCAGCCCTTCTGTCAGGTCCTGGTGGCTCCAGTGCTGCGGGAGCCAGGGGAAG GTGTTGAACAGACCAAGCTGCTCTGTGAGCTCGTGGAGGAGTGCCTGGAGCCTGACTACGTGAGACTGGTGTTGAG CCAGGTCCTGGAGGTTCCTCTGTCAGAGAGGCTGCTGCCGGTGGTGCTGGCCGTGCTGGGGAGGCAG GAGGCGCTGCCCCCCGAGCTCTTTGACCTCCTGGTGCTGACGCTGTGCCGGCAGGCCCCGGCCTTTGCCACATCGCTGAGTTATGCCAAGCTGGTGACAGCAGTGCTCACCATGTACCAAAGCCAC GTCACACCAGCCCACCGCAGCCGCCTGGCAGCTGCTCTGGAAGGCAGCAATGCAGCCCTAAAGAAATCTCTGCAGGCTGTGCTAGGAGCCAG gtGA